Proteins from a single region of Candidatus Angelobacter sp.:
- a CDS encoding transketolase C-terminal domain-containing protein: ATQENATGGHGFPLANGEKIVDWVNEIYEGQPPPDEFVNWASALRLDWEKKEAAKKAKAAANPPPPPSPKKDKVQSGLARAAVRAAQEGFPVYSISSDVQGSTGISTFQKSLPQRFVEVGIAEANMISTGAGFAKMGFIPIVDTFGQFGVTKGNLPLTMAALSQAPVIAMFSHVGFQDAADGASHQATTYLAATCAIPHTVVVAPSCSDEAEALMYQAIKRYAADRAGGHDGESYIFFVGRENYPLSWVENARYEWGRAQVLQRGSDVVLVGCGPLLSKAIEAGRRLAEQNVRATVINNPFINRVDLDTIGAEVRNCSGRVVTIEDHQTIGGMGAQVSHALSQAGIAHRMKSLGIKGEFGQSAYIAEHLYEKHNLTAAKMAESALELVGPK, from the coding sequence GTAAACTGGGCGAGTGCGCTTCGTCTCGATTGGGAGAAAAAGGAGGCGGCAAAGAAGGCGAAAGCCGCGGCGAATCCACCCCCACCGCCGTCGCCGAAGAAAGACAAAGTGCAGAGTGGTTTGGCCAGGGCGGCAGTCCGCGCGGCGCAGGAGGGATTTCCTGTGTACTCCATTTCGTCGGACGTGCAGGGTTCGACAGGTATCAGCACGTTCCAAAAAAGTTTGCCCCAGCGGTTTGTCGAGGTCGGCATCGCCGAAGCGAACATGATCAGCACGGGCGCGGGCTTTGCCAAAATGGGCTTCATTCCCATCGTGGACACATTTGGACAGTTCGGCGTCACCAAGGGTAATCTCCCGTTGACGATGGCCGCGCTTTCACAGGCACCGGTCATTGCGATGTTCTCACATGTGGGGTTTCAGGATGCGGCCGACGGCGCGTCGCATCAGGCGACGACTTATCTTGCCGCCACCTGCGCGATTCCGCACACCGTGGTGGTCGCGCCATCCTGTTCGGATGAAGCAGAGGCGCTCATGTACCAAGCCATCAAGCGTTACGCGGCGGACCGGGCGGGAGGCCACGATGGCGAATCCTATATTTTCTTTGTCGGGCGCGAGAATTATCCACTCTCGTGGGTTGAGAACGCCCGGTATGAGTGGGGCAGGGCACAAGTGTTGCAGCGGGGGAGTGATGTGGTTCTCGTCGGTTGCGGTCCACTGCTGAGCAAAGCCATCGAGGCTGGCCGGAGACTGGCGGAACAGAACGTCAGGGCGACCGTCATCAACAACCCGTTCATAAACCGCGTTGATCTCGACACGATTGGCGCGGAGGTCCGGAACTGCTCCGGCCGCGTGGTGACGATCGAAGATCACCAGACCATCGGTGGCATGGGCGCGCAGGTTTCGCACGCCCTGTCGCAGGCCGGCATCGCGCATCGGATGAAATCACTGGGCATCAAAGGCGAATTCGGCCAGTCCGCGTACATCGCGGAGCATCTTTACGAGAAGCACAACCTGACCGCGGCAAAGATGGCCGAGTCCGCGCTGGAATTGGTGGGCCCGAAATAG